Proteins encoded within one genomic window of Gasterosteus aculeatus chromosome 18, fGasAcu3.hap1.1, whole genome shotgun sequence:
- the rev3l gene encoding DNA polymerase zeta catalytic subunit isoform X1 encodes MFAVRIVTADYYLASPIKDLDVCYSEFRESGVKKVPVVRIFGATPAGQKTCLHLHGVFPYIYVPYDGHSQQPERYLRQVAFSIDRALNAAMGNPSSSAQHVFKVVLVSGMPFYGYHAKEKHFMKIYLYNPQMVKRVCELLQSGAVMNKSYQPHEGHIPYLLQLFIDYNLYGMNLVNLGAVKFRRGPSKGDAAAVPDRLTPSGVPSISPWKSPCTSKVNDSTLGDTFVRWEENAIPCSLVLDEVKQSTCELEVDAVAADVLNRLEIENQIGRNPGLQAIWEDEKQRRREKDQVSQIETPKSQDREFVASTESEKIFMKRFKEILKENEFDVTQGLSVSNRQDQEDLLSEMTLHPDPLTPEGWPFTPANAVEAHRSPQPVPDSVRTSKKVREEAVVDEEAILSLLENSQTFLPPSQTSNHSPLLDSSQDQAFIDLLAGLENDGFRRTPVRQNSQSLPGARSHHCNSDEEEEEPELDKVEAELSVIMSQRWDNEAPENSPSPRPGAKEPDNNGFSDERQESSDEDMEWSGGSNSLFANLSIPQLDGAADESSDSSLTDSGSRTQSSVIVSEKRLGKRNPFSGETVHLEPPSSAKIFLEHRPVHGLDTEQPLDKHFQSKSSQDSSSECATGFKFDNEIPYIPPVKPPIPCKLSSHPEVSPTCIEKMNIHPLYTTCTYDKKKSIALDKTDLKTFPFGNRKITKNGKKYGSIKNVETNCLSILQNHRTFSLCYSELRNCSAKAELDLSQKDTKSPLLRNISSAPSPIVDDGFLNPQEEEMGQDSEEGDVGELKIRYEDYQENKTERTIVAQQEAHYKFFPSVILSNCLSRKKAVIKKPADPCSKIEQALPRRSRLKVYKKGLGMAGQRNKISIFESCTSDSQDSAALTSTMPACQDTVDAEMPVLENKLIIEPIEDVPITEQEPITKNQPQSEDSSVSEQLEQTEPPSEPPITTVFSFSSEAKDSTEETLRSLQDLSAKVTCTKSLALPGSKYTLRAKRKMIHDGEDGEYSGATRSKNPASIKERFKDTNVPSGQEAKYQKRCKKEPPIIIKYIIINRFKGQKNMLVKMSKVNAEEQLVMLTSDKLDQYNRLAPLKDFWPKVQESSAVKFPIVETKAKKHPKRKAKVTSTNKKTFCNSSKPHVRQGQRVKRTKGSQKGPILQSLTPPGPSYGELADDHDREYSDVMVELGYLSDSSTSPTNSTPPRCWSPSEPLTDTSSSEQLINPLSDPCPSSDFHKTLCSTKGAQRKCQTAKPKISPHTQRNTSKSIAKPQAEEEPKKDKSRPRSGGAPKQRKKAKDTAESTLKNSTNTTRPRKSCKKKTEEHKIHDSSQDTSQLLFLEDEPPPSTSSSQDGPPFQQPMSTGGKSQSSSQPVSNSDSNSVAQSPEPKVEDCETSIMEVNQSLSVQLKQQGCQTTVVKLEASQEKCTAPLPPLATRPLLEDSKDPKASPHSGPKNGQIPTLSETPSGLAVLKQLLQKRQQGQALPLQVVGTNSPSTAIAQATALLDPTSKPVTFKRTPSASPRKPRVPKSTTPKVKKPRIRKGKARSSQPNLSVKQEGNMSDDYPIFLSDPGLDSCNYVEDSLSPQLPHNYNFDINAIDQTEFSSPYSGSQFVLTDKNLPLKFLSDVSLEAVSAQSLGFEKKLDRLFDSGEELQRGFDWRKARSVSPDLFDRPEYGESLSNHFTFLDSEKTKSKEWDFSLGKAHTLSHFQDFHCERKELLFSVFDSVLPLPLSSASFVDHDGSPTGELLECNDGLTSTTPSSSPRSISSLSQVRAGQLLRGAGGGTHVLKPLMSPPSREEILVTLLDLEMSEATFQEPFCSNPSDAPGKPMEVGGRKLAVHTRLTKELAEFSGDLSLEGLYFWKTAFSAMTHPAITFTSSPQARGARTSEGSIDHAKLDPSSASDKKVILMPCKNSPSRERVQLWLEARKQYESLQKGLLKKGVVGLDVVGMAERTEQPGASSCPAVMVEMCERLSSIRTQRRKKSNLSLIMTPMTNTGSQCKSTSVSPVSDDGGVNIEQEGKESDDRENKTPSPESPELPSWQQSCQPSSSGLDRLCEKHPELMSPGLSNSSERRGESPSPSSIHRSNREEGRTSPHFFHSTPFLRRRRRSQEHLEPVCSTPVSEEDPVSQRLQQRRRSQADPLRRVLLTTQMKNHFAALNVPKKDNSEIEGPSIANSYGFKISMQNLQDAKALHEVQHLTLIGMELHARTRRDLEPDPEFDPICALFYCLSSDAPLPDVHSTQLTGAIVVDKDHQSRDQAGHRGTAPLLVRSGVSGLQVTYATDEKVLFQELIAVMRRFDPDILVGYEVQMHSWGYLLQRAAALGVDLCQQLSRVPGDSKDNRFSAERDEYGADTMSEINIIGRITLNLWRTMKTEATLNNYTFENVAFHVLHQRFPLYSPRTLSDWFDHNTDLYRWKMVDHYVSRVCGSMQLLQQRDIIGRTSELARLFGIQFYHVLTRGSQYRVESMMLRLAKPLNYIPLTPSIQQRAQQRAPQCIPLVMEPESRFYSNSVIVLDFQSLYPSIVIAYNYCYSTCLGHVESLGTHDEFKFGCASLRVPPELLYQLRNDITVSPNGIVFVKSSVRKGVLPNMLEEILSTRIMVKQSMKAYKQDRTLTKLLHARQLGLKLIANVTFGYTAANYSGRMPSVEVGDSIVHKARETLERAIKLVNDTKKWGARVVYGDTDSMFVLLKGATKEQAFKIGNEIAEAVTATNPKPIKLKFEKVYLPCVLQTKKRYVGYMYESLDQKEPVFDAKGIETVRRDGCPAVSKILERSIKLLFETRDISQVKQFVQHQCMKVLDGRASMQDLTFAKEYRGSSSYRPGACVPALELTRRMMAYDRRLEPRVSERVPYVIVYGIPGVPLIQLVRRPMEVLHDPALRLNATYYITKQILPPLARMFQLIGVDIFAWYQELPRSQKASCSLSVGGEEVGRKGTISQYFTTLHCPACDELTQLGVCSRCRAAPQRVAVTLHQDMRLWESQQDQLLKICRNCSGCAERQVPCVSLECPVLYKLSRVNRQLSKAPYLRQLLEQF; translated from the exons GAGATGCAGCGGCCGTCCCAGACAGGCTGACTCCCAGCGGTGTTCCCAGCATCAGCCCCTGGAAGAGCCCCTGCACCTCCAAGGTCAACGACAGCACCCTGGGGGACACGTTTGTCCGCTGGGAGGAGAACGCCATACCCTG CTCTCTAGTCCTGGATGAGGTGAAGCAGAGCACCTGTGAGCTGGAGGTCGATGCAGTGGCCGCAGACGTCCTCAACCGCCTGGAAATCGAAA ATCAAATCGGCAGGAACCCGGGGCTGCAGGCCATCTGGGAGGACGAGAAGCAGAGGAGGCGGGAGAAGGACCAGGTCTCCCAGATAGAAACCCCCAAGTCCCAAG ACCGTGAGTTCGTCGCTTCGACTGAGAGCGAGAAGATTTTCATGAAGAGATTCAAGGAGATCCTGAAGGAGAACGAGTTTGACGT CACACAAGGTTTGTCTGTTAGCAACAGGCAGGACCAAGAGGATCTCCTCAGTGAAATGACCCTCCATCCCGACCCACTGACGCCCGAGGGATGGCCGTTTACCCCCGCTAATGCTGTGGAGGCGCACAGGTCACCGCAGCCTG TCCCAGACTCTGTGAGGACCAGTAAGAAAGTCCGAGAGGAGGCTGTTGTGGATGAGGAGGCCATCTTGAGTCTCCTGGAGAACAGTCAGACCTTCCTCCCGCCTTCCCAGACCTCCAACCACTCGCCCCTGTTAG ACAGCAGCCAGGACCAAGCCTTCATCGATCTGCTGGCAGGGCTGGAGAACGATGGCTTCCGCAGGACTCCCGTTAGGCAGAATTCCCAGTCACTTCCTGGTGCCAGGAGCCACCACTGCAacagcgacgaggaggaggaggagccggagctGGACAAGGTAGAGGCCGAGCTCAGCGTGATAATGTCACAGCGGTGGGACAACGAGGCTCCCGAGAACTCACCCTCACCAAG GCCAGGTGCAAAAGAGCCAGACAACAATGGCTTCAGCGACGAGCGGCAGGAGTCCTCCGACGAAGACATGGAGTGGAGCGGCGGGAGTAACTCTCTGTTTGCCAATCTGTCCATCCCCCAGCTCGACGGGGCGGCGGACGAGAGCAGCG ATTCATCCCTAACCGACAGTGGCTCCAGGACCCAATCTTCTGTCATAGTCTCAGAAAAGAGGCTCGGAAAGAGGAATCCCTTCTCCGGGGAGACTGTTCACCTGGAGCCGCCGTCTTCAGCGAAGATCTTTCTTGAGCACAGACCAGTTCATGGGCTGGACACGGAGCAACCACTTGACAAGCACTTTCAGTCAAAGAGCAGCCAGGACAGCAGCAGTGAATGTGCAACGGGGTTCAAATTCGATAACGAAATCCCCTATATCCCGCCGGTCAAACCCCCCATCCCCTGCAAGTTATCCAGTCACCCTGAGGTGTCTCCCACCTgcatagagaaaatgaacatacaCCCCCTGTATACAACCTGTACATATGACAAGAAAAAGTCCATAGCTTTGGATAAGACCGACCTCAAGACGTTCCCATTTGGTAACAGAAAGATCACCAAAAACGGGAAGAAGTATGGCAGCATAAAGAATGTAGAAACTAACTGTCTGTCCATTCTTCAGAACCATAGGACCTTCTCCCTCTGTTACTCAGAGCTGAGAAACTGCTCTGCTAAGGCAGAGCTGGACCTTAGCCAGAAGGACACTAAAAGCCCTCTCCTGAGGAACATCTCCTCAGCTCCTTCACCCATTGTGGATGATGGATTTCTTAATCCTCAGGAGGAAGAAATGGGCCAGGACAGTGAAGAGGGAGACGTTGGTGAACTCAAAATCAGGTACGAGGACTATCAGGAAAATAAGACTGAGAGGACGATTGTGGCCCAGCAGGAAGCACACTACAAGTTCTTCCCAAGTGTAATCCTCTCCAACTGCCTCAGTAGGAAGAAAGCTGTTATCAAAAAGCCGGCAGATCCTTGCAGCAAGATTGAGCAGGCCCTGCCTCGCAGGTCAAGGCTAAAAGTGTATAAAAAAGGGTTGGGAATGGCAGGccaaaggaataaaataagCATTTTTGAAAGCTGTACTTCCGACAGCCAGGATAGCGCTGCCCTCACCTCAACCATGCCTGCTTGTCAAGAtactgtagatgcagagatgccaGTTTTGGAGAATAAGTTGATAATAGAGCCAATTGAAGATGTGCCAATCACGGAACAGGAGCCAATCACAAAGAACCAGCCACAAAGTGAGGACAGCTCTGTAAGTGAACAGCTAGAACAGACAGAACCACCTTCAGAGCCCCCCATCACAAccgttttctctttttcctcagaAGCTAAAGACTCGACAGAGGAAACTTTAAGGTCATTACAGGATTTATCAGCTAAGGTCACCTGTACTAAATCTTTGGCGCTGCCTGGTAGTAAATATACCCTGAGGGCCAAACGGAAGATGATCCATGATGGCGAGGATGGAGAATACTCAGGTGCCACTCGTTCTAAAAATCCAGCCTCCATCAAAGAACGGTTTAAGGACACCAATGTTCCCAGTGGGCAGGAAGCAAAATACCAGAAACGGTGCAAGAAGGAGCCCCCAATCATTATCAAGTACATTATCATCAACAGGTTTAAAGGACAGAAAAACATGCTGGTGAAGATGTCCAAAGTGAATGCAGAGGAGCAGTTGGTGATGCTGACGTCAGACAAGCTAGACCAGTACAATAGACTTGCCCCTCTTAAGGATTTCTGGCCCAAGGTACAAGAATCCTCTGCTGTCAAGTTCCCCATTGTTGAGacaaaggcaaaaaaacacccaaaaagaaaagcaaaggtcacctccacaaataaaaaaacgttcTGCAACTCCTCCAAACCACATGTCAGACAGGGTCAAAGGGTCAAAAGGACTAAAGGCTCTCAGAAAGGTCCAATTCTACAATCTCTTACACCCCCTGGGCCATCTTACGGCGAGCTAGCAGACGACCACGACCGTGAGTATTCTGATGTCATGGTAGAATTGGGCTACCTTTCAGATAGCTCCACAAGTCCTACAAACTCAACGCCCCCTCGTTGTTGGTCCCCAAGTGAGCCTCTCACAGACACTAGCAGTTCAGAACAGCTAATAAACCCACTCAGTGACCCATGTCCTAGTTCTGATTTTCACAAGACATTGTGTTCAACCAAAGGAgcacaaagaaaatgtcaaactgcCAAACCGAAAatatccccacacacacaaaggaataCAAGCAAGTCTATCGCTAAGCCTCAGGCGGAAGAGGAACCCAAAAAAGATAAATCACGACCAAGGAGTGGTGGTGCTCCGAAGCAAAGGAAGAAAGCTAAAGACACAGCAGAAAGTACCTTAAAGAATTCTACAAACACCACGAGACCGCGGAAGTCTTGCAAAAAGAAGACAGAGGAACACAAAATCCATGATTCAAGTCAAGACACCTCCCAGCTTCTATTCCTTGAGGATGAGCCACCTCCTTCCACGAGTTCCTCTCAAGACGGCCCCCCATTTCAGCAGCCAATGAGCACCGGTGGCAAAAGCCAGAGTAGTTCCCAGCCAGTATCTAATTCAGACTCAAACTCAGTAGCCCAGTCTCCAGAACCAAAGGTCGAGGACTGTGAGACTTCCATCATGGAAGTCAACCAAAGCTTATCAGTTCAGCTGAAGCAGCAGGGTTGCCAGACCACTGTGGTAAAGTTAGAGGCTTCACAGGAGAAGTGCACTGCCCCTCTACCTCCTCTAGCTACTAGACCACTACTTGAAGATAGTAAAGACCCCAAAGCCTCCCCACACTCAGGCCCGAAGAACGGGCAGATCCCAACTCTCTCCGAGACTCCATCTGGCTTGGCTGTCCTCAAGCAGCTTCTCCAAAAGAGGCAGCAGGGACAGGCTCTTCCTCTACAGGTGGTTGGTACAAACAGCCCCTCAACTGCCATAGCTCAGGCCACAGCACTGCTAGATCCCACATCTAAACCAGTCACATTCAAAAGAACTCCCTCCGCCTCTCCACGGAAACCCAGGGTCCCAAAATCTACCACTCCAAAGGTTAAAAAGCCCAGAATCAGGAAAGGCAAGGCAAGGAGCTCTCAGCCAAACCTATCCGTGAAGCAGGAGGGCAACATGTCTGATGACTACCCCATCTTCCTGTCAGACCCTGGCCTGGACAGCTGCAACTACGTGGAAGATAGCTTGTCACCACAGCTCCCACACAACTATAACTTTGACATAAATGCCATTGATCAAACAGAGTTCTCTAGCCCGTACAGCGGCAGTCAGTTTGTGCTAACTGATAAGAATTTACCACTTAAGTTCTTGAGTGATGTCAGTCTGGAAGCTGTATCTGCTCAGTCTCTGGGCTTTGAGAAGAAACTTGATAGGCTCTTTGATTCTGGGGAGGAGCTCCAAAGAGGCTTTGATTGGCGCAAAGCAAGGTCCGTCAGCCCCGACCTCTTTGATAGACCAGAGTATGGGGAGTCGCTTTCAAATCATTTCACTTTCCTCGACTCAGAGAAAACCAAGAGCAAAGAGTGGGACTTCTCTTTAGGGAAAGCCCACACCCTCAGCCATTTTCAAGATTTCCATTGTGAGAGAAAAGAGTTGCTCTTTTCCGTCTTCGACTCTGTCCTGCCGCTACCCTTAAGCTCTGCGTCATTCGTCGACCACGATGGCTCCCCAACAGGGGAGCTTCTGGAGTGTAATGATGGGCTAACGTCGACCACACCCAGTAGCTCTCCCCGCTCCATCAGCTCACTCTCTCAGGTGAGGGCTGGCCAGCTGCTGCGTGGGGCAGGAGGTGGAACCCATGTCCTGAAGCCACTCATGTCACCGCCAAGTCGGGAGGAGATTCTTGTCACTTTGCTGGATCTGGAAATGTCGGAGGCCACGTTCCAGGAGCCTTTCTGCAGCAACCCCTCTGATGCGCCAGGGAAACCAAT GGAAGTTGGCGGCCGTAAGTTAGCGGTGCATACCAGGCTGACTAAGGAGCTAGCAGAGTTCAGTGGAGATCTGTCTTTGGAGGGCCTCTATTTCTGGAAGACTGCGTTCTCAGCCATGACTCACCCTGCCATCACTTTTACCTCATCTCCCCAAGCCCGGGGAGCTCGGACCTCAGAGGGGAGTATAGACCATGCCAAGCTTGACCCATCCTCAGCCAGTGACAAGAAGGTCATCCTCATGCCCTGCAAAAACTCACCTAGCAGGGAGCGTGTGCAGCTGTGGCTGGAAGCCAGGAAGCAGTACGAGAGTTTACAAAAAGGATTGCTGAAGAAGGGGGTGGTTGGGCTAGATGTGGTGGGGATGGCAGAAAGAACTGAGCAGCCAGGTGCGTCCAGCTGTCCAGCAGTGATGGTTGAGATGTGTGAGAGACTCTCCAGTATCAGGacacagaggagaaagaaaagcaacctGTCCTTAATCATGACTCCCATGACAAACACAGGCTCTCAGTGTAAATCCACCTCAGTGAGTCCAGTTTCTGATGATGGCGGTGTGAATATTGAGCAGGAGGGCAAAGAGAGCGATGATCGTGAGAATAAAACCCCCTCTCCGGAGTCCCCAGAGCTGCCTTCCTGGCAGCAGTCCTGTCAGCCCAGTTCCTCAGGGCTGGACCGCCTCTGCGAAAAACATCCAGAACTAATGTCACCCGGGCTCTCCAACTCctcagagagaagaggggagagcCCCAgtccttcatccatccatcggAGTAACAGGGAAGAGGGAAGGACAAGCCCCCACTTCTTCCACAGCACCCCCTTTTTAAGGCGAAGGCGGAGAAGCCAGGAGCACTTGGAGCCAGTGTGCAGCACGCCCGTATCTGAGG aggATCCCGTTTCTCAGAGACTTCAGCAAAGGAGGAGAAGCCAAGCGGACCCACTCAGACGAGTGTTGCTGACCACACAGATGAAG AACCACTTTGCTGCTTTGAATGTGCCAAAGAAAGATAACTCTGAGATTGAAGGCCCCAGCATAGCCAACTCTTACGGTTTCAAAATCAGCATGCAAAATCTGCAGGATGCCAAAGCTCTGCATGAG GTCCAGCACCTAACACTGATAGGCATGGAGCTCCATGCTAGAACCCGCCGGGACCTTGAGCCTGACCCAGAGTTCGACCCCATATGTGCCTTATTCTACTGCCTCAGTTCTGATGCTCCCCTGCCAGATGTTCACAGCACCCAGCTGACGGGCGCCATTGTGGTGGACAAAGACCATCAAAGCAGAGACCAAG CAGGTCATAGAGGAACGGCGCCCCTGCTGGTCAGGTCAGGCGTCTCCGGGCTGCAGGTGACGTACGCCACCGATGAGAAGGTGCTGTTTCAGGAGCTGATCGCCGTCATGAGGAG GTTTGACCCGGATATCCTGGTTGGGTACGAGGTGCAGATGCACTCCTGGGGCTACCTCCTGCAGCGGGCTGCAGCGCTCGGAGTGGACCTGTGTCAGCAGCTGTCCCGTGTGCCAG GTGACTCCAAAGACAACCGCTTCTCCGCAGAGAGAGACGAGTACGGAGCAGACACCATGAGTGAGATCAACATCATTGGGCGCATCACCCTCAACCTGTGGAGGACAATGAAGACTGAG GCAACATTGAACAACTACACTTTTGAGAATGTGGCCTTCCATGTGCTCCACCAGCGCTTCCCCCTCTACAGCCCCCGCACCCTGTCCGACTGGTTTGACCACAACACCGACCTCTACAG GTGGAAGATGGTGGACCACTACGTGAGCCGTGTGTGCGGCTCCATGCAGCTTCTTCAGCAGCGCGACATCATCGGCAGAACTAGCGAGCTGGCGCGATTGTTTGGGATTCAGTTCTATCACGTTCTGACCCGGGGATCACAG TACCGCGTTGAGTCAATGATGCTTCGCCTGGCCAAGCCGTTGAACTACATCCCCTTGACGCCTAGCATCCAGCAACGAGCCCAACAGAGGGCGCCGCAGTGCATTCCACTGGTGATGGAGCCCGAATCGCGCTTCTACAGTAACTCAGTGATCGTGTTGGACTTCCAGTCACTCTACCCATCCATCGTCATTGCGTACAACTACTGCTACTCCACCTGTCTGGGCCACGTGGAGAGCCTGGGAAC GCACGATGAGTTTAAGTTCGGCTGCGCCTCCCTGCGGGTTCCTCCTGAGCTCCTCTACCAGCTTCGCAATGACATCACCGTCTCACCCAACGGCATCGTTTTCGTTAAG TCGTCGGTGCGCAAAGGCGTCCTGCCAAACATGCTGGAGGAAATCCTGTCCACCAGAATCATGGTGAAGCAGTCGATGAAGGCGTACAAGCAGGACAGGACGCTGACCAAGCTGCTGCACGCCCGGCAGCTCGGACTCAAGCTCATCGCCAACGTCACCTTTGGCTACACTGCCGCCAACTACTCCGGCCGTATGCCCAGCGTAGAG GTTGGAGACAGCATTGTCCACAAAGCCAGAGAGACGCTGGAGAGAGCCATCAAGCTGGTGAACGACACTAAGAAGTGGGGGGCACGCGTTGTGTACGGGGACACCGACAG CATGTTTGTGTTGCTGAAGGGAGCCACCAAAGAGCAGGCCTTCAAAATCGGCAACGAGATCGCAGAGGCCGTGACCGCAACCAACCCGAAGCCGATCAAGCTCAAGTTTGAGAAG GTGTACCTGCCCTGCGTGTTGCAGACAAAGAAGCGCTATGTGGGCTACATGTACGAGAGCCTTGACCAAAAGGAGCCCGTGTTTGACGCCAAAGGGATCGAGACAGTGCGGCGCGACGGCTGCCCCGCTGTTTCCAAG ATTCTGGAGCGTTCCATCAAGCTGCTGTTTGAGACTCGTGACATCAGCCAAGTGAAGCAGTTCGTGCAGCATCAATGCATGAAGGTTCTGGACGGCCGGGCCAGCATGCAGGATCTGACCTTCGCCAAGGAGTACCGGGGCAGCAGCTCGTACCGGCCCGGAGCCTGCGTGCCGGCCCTGGAGctcaccag GCGCATGATGGCGTACGACCGTCGCCTGGAGCCCCGCGTGAGTGAGCGGGTGCCTTATGTGATCGTGTACGGGATTCCCGGTGTGCCGCTCATCCAGCTGGTGCGTCGGCCAATGGAGGTGCTGCACGACCCTGCCCTCCGCCTCAACGCCACCTACTACATCACCAAGCAGATCCTGCCACCGCTGGCCCGCATGTTCCAACTGATTGGGGTGGACATTTTTGCCTGGTACCAGGAGCTCCCCAGG AGTCAGAAGGCGTCCTGCTCCTTGAGCGTGGGTGGAGAGGAGGTCGGGAGGAAAGGAACCATCTCCCAGTACTTCACCACCCTCCACTGCCCTGCCTGTGACGAGCTCACCCAGCTGGGCGTGTGCTCGCGGTGCCGCGCCGCGCCCCAGAGAGTCGCAGTGACGCTCCACCAGGACATGAGACTGTGGGAGTCACAGCAGGACCAGCTGCTGAAG ATCTGCAGGAACTGTAGCGGCTGTGCAGAGCGCCAAGTGCCCTGTGTGTCTCTGGAATGTCCTGTCCTCTACAAGCTGTCCCGGGTCAACAGACAGCTCTCCAAGGCCCCCTACCTCAGACAGCTGCTGGAGCAGTTCTGA